In Ktedonobacteraceae bacterium, one genomic interval encodes:
- a CDS encoding Gfo/Idh/MocA family oxidoreductase, with translation MIAKDLRFAVIGCGYWGPKIARNLDSLPHAAVTMMADTDANRIASLKLNQPWIQATTDAGDIFRSDVDGVVIATPVRTHYKLARAALLHGKHVLVEKPLTANVQEAQELVNLAAEHKRILMVGHTFEYNPGVIELRKLIQSGDLGRIYSIEAERLNLGLFRNDINVIWDLAPHDVSILLYLLGEKPRDIRVQAHAHVQPHIHDIAHLDLGFAHGVIAHIHVSWLHPCKIRRVTVIGDARMVVYDDTNPAEMIKIYNKGADVHADPVVSYRYGAITIPHIDWIEPLHLECADFANAIRTGTQPRAHGGVGLEVVKVLAAVQEVLEDRERQRDAVAV, from the coding sequence ATGATAGCAAAAGATTTACGTTTTGCAGTAATCGGCTGCGGATACTGGGGACCTAAAATTGCGCGCAACCTGGATTCTTTGCCGCACGCCGCCGTGACCATGATGGCCGATACGGATGCGAACCGCATAGCCTCACTCAAATTAAACCAACCATGGATACAGGCCACGACAGATGCAGGAGATATATTTCGCTCAGACGTCGACGGCGTCGTGATCGCGACACCGGTTCGTACTCACTACAAGCTGGCGCGCGCGGCCCTGCTGCATGGCAAACATGTTTTGGTCGAAAAGCCTCTGACCGCCAACGTCCAGGAAGCGCAAGAACTTGTCAACCTTGCCGCCGAACACAAGCGTATCCTGATGGTAGGGCACACGTTTGAATATAATCCTGGTGTGATCGAACTGCGCAAATTGATACAAAGCGGAGACCTGGGGAGAATTTATTCCATCGAGGCAGAAAGGCTCAACCTGGGCTTATTCCGCAACGATATCAACGTGATCTGGGATCTCGCCCCGCACGATGTCTCAATACTACTCTATTTACTGGGCGAAAAGCCCCGCGATATCCGCGTCCAGGCACACGCGCATGTACAACCACACATCCATGATATTGCACATCTCGACCTGGGATTCGCGCATGGAGTCATTGCCCATATCCATGTGAGCTGGCTGCATCCCTGTAAGATTCGCCGCGTAACCGTGATAGGCGACGCTCGTATGGTAGTTTATGATGATACCAATCCGGCAGAGATGATCAAGATTTACAATAAAGGAGCCGATGTTCACGCTGATCCCGTTGTTTCCTACCGTTATGGCGCTATCACCATTCCTCATATCGACTGGATCGAACCCTTGCACCTGGAATGCGCCGATTTCGCAAATGCTATCCGTACAGGAACACAACCCCGCGCCCACGGCGGAGTAGGATTAGAAGTGGTGAAGGTACTGGCAGCAGTACAAGAAGTATTGGAAGATCGAGAAAGACAGCGTGATGCGGTAGCCGTCTAG
- a CDS encoding glycosyltransferase family 2 protein encodes MSMIQLLRLLLLAAEVVIAAPILYLIVLSLTAIVATQKRKAAGTRPSAKETPRYNFAILVPAHNEELLLGNLLTSLARLAYPKDRYTVYVIADNCTDTTAELARRFDGVSVYERCDSARRGKGYALNWMLQKIAASPSTYDAYVIIDADSETEPAFLQHMARELARGAEALQGRWTVLNASASPGSALRWIAVALHAHVRPLARTYLGASSTLTGNGMCFSSGLLQRHPWQAYSLAEDYEYYLSLVRQGERVRYVPEAIIYSIMPTTFAAMRTQDIRWETLGNGNTTWQIAIDLLKATLQRRTWACFEAMLELLTPPLSFLAGSSLLALVLSALLSFPPALLLSFAFIAGLAFYVSTVFLLLRPPVTVYRSLLYAPAFMLWKLWVLLVLKHSKKHTAEWIRTSRTG; translated from the coding sequence ATGTCCATGATCCAGCTTCTCAGATTGCTTCTGCTGGCAGCAGAGGTAGTGATCGCGGCCCCCATTCTTTACCTGATCGTCCTCTCGCTCACCGCCATCGTCGCCACGCAAAAACGCAAGGCCGCTGGTACTCGCCCCAGCGCCAAAGAAACGCCCCGTTACAACTTCGCCATCCTCGTCCCTGCGCATAACGAAGAGCTGCTGCTGGGCAACCTCTTAACGAGCCTTGCCAGGCTTGCCTACCCCAAAGACCGCTACACCGTCTACGTCATCGCCGACAACTGTACCGACACCACGGCAGAACTGGCACGCCGCTTTGACGGCGTTAGCGTCTATGAACGATGCGACTCGGCCAGGCGTGGCAAGGGCTATGCGCTCAACTGGATGCTGCAAAAGATCGCGGCAAGCCCCTCAACGTATGACGCATATGTCATCATCGATGCCGATTCCGAAACAGAACCAGCTTTTTTGCAGCATATGGCAAGAGAGCTAGCACGCGGAGCAGAGGCGCTGCAAGGACGCTGGACGGTGCTGAATGCCAGCGCATCACCCGGCAGCGCCCTGCGCTGGATCGCCGTAGCCCTTCATGCCCACGTGCGTCCCCTCGCCAGGACATACCTGGGCGCATCCTCCACACTTACGGGCAACGGTATGTGCTTCAGCAGCGGCCTCTTACAACGTCATCCCTGGCAGGCATACTCACTTGCCGAAGACTACGAATACTACCTCTCCCTCGTGCGGCAGGGCGAACGCGTGCGCTACGTACCGGAAGCCATTATCTATTCGATCATGCCAACCACGTTCGCCGCCATGCGCACGCAGGACATACGATGGGAAACATTGGGAAACGGCAATACTACCTGGCAGATCGCCATCGACCTGCTCAAAGCAACCCTACAACGCCGCACATGGGCCTGCTTTGAAGCTATGCTAGAACTCCTGACCCCGCCGCTTTCCTTTTTAGCAGGCTCGTCTTTACTGGCGCTCGTCCTATCGGCCCTGTTATCGTTTCCGCCGGCACTCCTGCTGAGTTTCGCATTTATTGCCGGCCTGGCCTTCTACGTCAGCACAGTATTCCTGCTGTTGCGCCCCCCCGTAACGGTTTATAGGTCTCTGCTTTACGCGCCGGCATTCATGCTTTGGAAGCTATGGGTGCTTCTCGTACTCAAGCACAGCAAAAAGCACACCGCAGAGTGGATACGCACTAGCCGGACAGGCTGA
- a CDS encoding DegT/DnrJ/EryC1/StrS family aminotransferase, with translation MQIPLVDLRAQYETIKHDVITVLEDVLEHMQLFLGPYSQAFEEEFATFCGCEFGIGVSTGTDALALALRSCEIGPGDEVITVANTFIATVEAIALVGATPVFVDIDPETYTLDWRQLEDVLTPRTRAILPVHLFGHPVDMWPVLAFAEAHGLHVIEDASQAHGATYRGQRVGSLGDIGCFSLYYSKNLGAYGEAGICVTNNPGLAQKLRMLRDHGSRTRYHHDVPGVNARLDEMQAAILHVKLPHLEQWNAARREHARLYTKLLQGFVEGLPVERPWATHVYYTYVIQVQERDRFRQSLEAEGIATGVHYPIPLHLQPACTHYGYSQGMLPVTEAAMKRIVSLPMYPELTAEKIQVVANAVKKYCVPGVASL, from the coding sequence ATGCAGATACCACTAGTAGACCTGCGCGCTCAATATGAGACAATCAAGCATGATGTGATCACGGTACTCGAAGATGTGCTTGAGCATATGCAGCTTTTTCTCGGCCCATATAGCCAGGCCTTTGAAGAGGAATTCGCGACCTTTTGCGGTTGCGAATTCGGAATCGGAGTATCAACGGGTACTGATGCCCTGGCGCTCGCTTTGCGAAGTTGCGAAATCGGGCCGGGCGATGAAGTCATAACGGTTGCCAATACCTTTATCGCGACTGTAGAAGCAATTGCCCTGGTAGGGGCTACTCCCGTCTTTGTGGATATCGACCCCGAAACATATACCCTTGACTGGCGGCAGCTCGAGGATGTTTTGACGCCTCGCACGCGTGCTATCCTGCCTGTCCATCTCTTCGGACATCCCGTAGATATGTGGCCCGTCCTGGCATTCGCGGAAGCGCATGGACTGCATGTGATTGAAGATGCATCCCAGGCCCACGGAGCAACCTATCGCGGGCAACGAGTCGGCAGCCTGGGAGATATTGGATGCTTTAGCCTCTACTACAGTAAAAACCTGGGAGCATACGGAGAAGCTGGTATATGCGTCACTAATAACCCCGGGCTAGCGCAAAAGTTGCGCATGTTGCGCGACCATGGCTCCCGCACGCGTTACCATCACGACGTGCCTGGTGTCAATGCGCGCCTGGACGAAATGCAGGCCGCCATCCTCCACGTCAAGCTCCCACACCTCGAACAATGGAATGCTGCGCGCCGCGAACACGCCCGGCTTTACACAAAATTGCTCCAGGGGTTTGTTGAGGGACTACCGGTTGAAAGACCCTGGGCAACGCACGTCTACTACACCTATGTAATACAGGTACAGGAACGCGACCGTTTCCGCCAGTCTTTAGAGGCGGAAGGTATCGCTACAGGTGTCCACTATCCTATTCCTCTACATCTGCAACCCGCCTGTACGCACTACGGATATTCACAAGGAATGCTGCCGGTTACAGAAGCGGCGATGAAGCGCATTGTCTCTTTACCGATGTACCCCGAATTGACAGCAGAAAAGATACAGGTGGTAGCCAACGCGGTTAAGAAATATTGCGTACCGGGCGTGGCGAGCTTATAG
- the nth gene encoding endonuclease III, with translation MQSETSTPSTYKGPTPGSPEHIQAILAELHRLYPDARCSLNFSNPLELLIATQLSAQCTDERVNMVTTDLFRKYCHVEDYARVSQEELEQDIRSTGFYRNKARNIRAAAQRIITDFGGEVPRTMAELLTLPGVARKTANVVLGNAFGIVEGIVVDTHVGRLVRRFGWTINEDPVKVEQDLMKIVPREDWLNLSHMLIYHGRAICLARKPLCEECALNDLCPSAFIAKSGLVYMPESGR, from the coding sequence ATGCAATCTGAAACATCTACACCATCGACCTACAAAGGGCCAACACCCGGCTCGCCCGAACACATACAGGCCATCCTGGCCGAACTGCACCGGCTCTATCCCGATGCCAGATGCAGTCTTAACTTTTCGAACCCGCTCGAATTGCTCATCGCTACGCAGCTTTCCGCGCAATGTACCGACGAGCGCGTTAATATGGTCACCACTGATCTCTTCCGTAAGTATTGCCACGTCGAAGATTACGCTCGCGTGAGCCAGGAAGAACTGGAGCAGGATATTCGCTCAACCGGCTTCTATCGCAATAAAGCCAGAAATATTCGCGCCGCCGCCCAACGCATCATCACCGACTTCGGAGGCGAGGTCCCTCGTACTATGGCCGAATTGCTCACCCTGCCCGGCGTCGCCCGCAAAACCGCTAACGTCGTCCTGGGCAACGCTTTTGGCATCGTCGAGGGAATCGTCGTCGATACGCATGTTGGTCGCCTCGTGCGGCGTTTCGGCTGGACCATCAACGAAGACCCCGTCAAAGTTGAACAGGACCTCATGAAGATTGTTCCTCGAGAGGACTGGTTGAACCTCTCGCACATGTTGATCTATCATGGGCGCGCCATCTGTCTCGCTCGCAAACCCCTCTGTGAGGAGTGCGCATTGAACGATCTCTGCCCCTCCGCCTTTATCGCCAAATCCGGCCTCGTTTATATGCCTGAATCTGGCCGGTAA
- a CDS encoding diacylglycerol kinase family protein, whose product METASPSTRNAVVILNPAANRGKMEYHRSIVQERAQKERAHYVETTQAWQAKEFALEAARKDRPIVVVGGDGTVHEVVNGILAAGRRVPLGIVAAGSGNDFAWNTLRLPRDPVQAVERAFHGQSVDVDAGRVNERYFVNSFSVGLDADIAVAANRLKKYPLMSGSRLYYISTLKQLLFGYHRCPWLSFTLDGGEQAPDCQKQEGRYVLLAVTNGPTYGAGFRINPSADHTDGLFDVCFIRYTSLLRALQLLPVVQKGQHQEKHVPEIGCCRAKVVHIESQKPVNAQMDGETFCAIRFDAEILMGALCVRI is encoded by the coding sequence ATGGAGACAGCTTCACCATCAACCCGGAATGCCGTTGTGATCCTTAATCCCGCCGCTAATCGTGGTAAAATGGAATATCATCGTTCAATTGTGCAGGAGCGCGCGCAAAAGGAACGGGCCCATTATGTGGAGACGACGCAAGCATGGCAGGCGAAGGAATTCGCTCTGGAAGCGGCCAGGAAGGATCGCCCCATTGTCGTGGTTGGTGGTGATGGTACTGTGCATGAGGTCGTCAATGGCATACTCGCTGCCGGAAGGCGCGTTCCGCTGGGGATTGTGGCGGCAGGTTCGGGCAATGATTTCGCCTGGAATACGCTGCGTTTGCCGCGAGACCCGGTTCAGGCAGTAGAGCGAGCCTTTCACGGCCAATCGGTAGACGTGGATGCAGGGCGAGTAAACGAGCGATATTTTGTCAATTCGTTCAGCGTGGGCCTGGACGCCGATATTGCTGTTGCGGCCAATCGCCTGAAGAAATACCCTCTAATGTCTGGATCGAGGCTATATTATATTTCGACGTTGAAACAATTGTTGTTTGGATATCATCGCTGTCCATGGTTATCTTTCACGCTTGATGGGGGTGAACAAGCGCCTGACTGTCAGAAGCAGGAGGGGCGATATGTTTTGCTGGCAGTAACCAATGGGCCGACATACGGCGCCGGTTTCCGCATCAATCCCAGCGCGGATCATACGGATGGTCTTTTTGATGTCTGTTTTATCAGATATACATCTTTGCTGAGGGCTTTACAGTTGTTGCCGGTGGTGCAGAAGGGTCAACATCAAGAGAAGCATGTTCCGGAGATTGGCTGTTGCCGGGCAAAGGTGGTGCATATTGAGAGCCAGAAGCCGGTCAATGCGCAAATGGATGGTGAGACATTCTGTGCGATCCGTTTCGACGCCGAAATTCTGATGGGCGCGTTGTGTGTAAGGATATGA
- a CDS encoding lysophospholipid acyltransferase family protein, which yields MLYRFLRRFIWVVTHFACRYEIHGRERVPVDGALLIVANHPSWYDPMLLGVVVPRRVWFFAKSELFRWPLVGLLCSMTGQIPVHRGESDRVALEKGLVYLKEGRAVVVFPEGAVERGGRMMPARAGAAMLAIRSGATVLPVANIGTRPVLRSLRHFLPRVQVQVGEPFVPRLPDGVSRKVGLQMLTNDIMTRIAEMLPPEQQGIYMKLAHAELVGD from the coding sequence ATGCTGTATCGTTTCTTGCGTAGATTTATCTGGGTGGTGACCCATTTCGCTTGTCGTTATGAGATACATGGTCGAGAGCGCGTGCCGGTGGATGGCGCGCTGCTGATCGTTGCGAATCATCCAAGCTGGTACGATCCGATGCTGTTGGGTGTTGTGGTTCCGAGGCGAGTCTGGTTTTTTGCCAAGTCTGAACTTTTTCGCTGGCCTCTGGTTGGCCTGCTCTGTTCCATGACCGGCCAGATACCGGTACATCGAGGCGAGAGTGACCGTGTTGCGCTGGAAAAGGGCCTGGTCTATTTGAAGGAGGGGCGGGCTGTCGTTGTATTTCCTGAAGGGGCGGTTGAGCGAGGAGGGCGGATGATGCCCGCCCGTGCGGGTGCTGCGATGCTGGCTATTCGCTCTGGCGCAACCGTGCTGCCTGTAGCGAACATAGGGACGCGCCCGGTCCTGCGTTCGTTGCGTCATTTCTTGCCGCGCGTACAGGTACAGGTTGGCGAGCCTTTCGTGCCGAGACTGCCGGATGGCGTTTCACGCAAGGTTGGCCTGCAGATGCTAACAAATGATATTATGACGCGCATTGCGGAAATGCTGCCGCCTGAACAGCAGGGCATATATATGAAGCTAGCACATGCCGAACTGGTGGGCGACTGA
- a CDS encoding response regulator transcription factor produces the protein MKLLIVDPDRDLVEMLMSWLKTLGYDAYRAYSGEQARGVWLEEQPDLVIIDNILKDIDALTLCRDMRSKHDALVIVVTDGKDVQDEVRCLESGADDYVRKPFFPSQLLAHIHAVSRRGRSSLAQRPSSILTVGPIIVDSLHNEATIHGKKVRLTQTESKLLYLLAVNANNVCTSHQIVSHIWGFGNDGDTCLIKAHIRHLRQKIEPEPGQPRYILTVPGVGYTLVRRSVEEPAAKEPAHALLAASL, from the coding sequence ATGAAATTGTTGATTGTCGACCCTGACAGAGACCTGGTTGAAATGCTCATGAGCTGGCTCAAAACGCTGGGGTACGATGCCTATCGCGCCTATTCAGGAGAGCAGGCTAGAGGAGTGTGGCTAGAAGAACAGCCAGATCTCGTCATCATAGACAATATATTGAAGGATATCGATGCGCTCACGTTGTGCAGGGACATGCGCAGCAAACATGATGCGCTGGTAATTGTAGTAACCGATGGAAAAGATGTCCAGGACGAAGTTCGTTGTCTGGAGTCTGGAGCCGATGATTATGTGCGCAAGCCTTTTTTCCCGTCTCAGCTTCTGGCGCATATTCACGCGGTTTCTAGAAGGGGACGCTCCAGCCTGGCACAGCGGCCATCCTCCATCCTTACAGTCGGCCCGATTATTGTTGATTCGTTGCATAATGAAGCCACCATTCATGGGAAAAAGGTGCGCTTAACACAAACGGAGAGCAAATTGCTGTACTTGCTGGCAGTCAACGCCAACAACGTCTGCACCTCGCACCAGATCGTTTCCCATATCTGGGGCTTTGGTAACGATGGCGATACGTGCTTAATTAAAGCGCATATTCGTCATTTGCGCCAGAAAATAGAACCAGAACCTGGCCAGCCGCGTTATATTTTGACAGTTCCCGGTGTAGGCTATACCCTGGTACGCCGTTCAGTGGAAGAACCGGCTGCCAAAGAACCGGCCCATGCGCTGCTTGCCGCTTCTCTATGA
- a CDS encoding sugar transferase → MFVQTSSIQAISINTVYLRAKRILDIIFTLLLIVPLAIVFAFVAVTICLDSGGPIFFRQKRVGLNGKEFTLLKFRTMHHHSDESIHRQAIELYMQGEALGEGNSIQFKLHNDPRITRIGHFLRKTSIDELPQFWNVLCGEMSLVGPRPPVPYEVEKYSPNDLLRLSGKPGLTGIWQVYGRSRVTFQEMVEMDIAYLRRQSILLDLKLILLTVPVMVLGRGGA, encoded by the coding sequence ATGTTTGTTCAGACATCATCTATTCAGGCCATCTCTATAAATACCGTTTATTTGAGGGCAAAACGTATCCTTGATATTATTTTCACCTTGCTTCTCATTGTGCCCCTGGCAATCGTGTTTGCTTTTGTTGCGGTAACGATTTGCCTGGATTCAGGCGGCCCAATTTTTTTTCGCCAAAAGCGAGTAGGATTGAACGGCAAAGAATTTACCTTGCTCAAATTCCGAACGATGCATCACCATAGTGACGAGAGCATCCACCGCCAGGCTATCGAGCTATACATGCAGGGGGAAGCGCTTGGCGAGGGGAATTCCATACAGTTTAAACTACATAATGATCCACGGATTACGAGGATAGGCCACTTTCTTCGTAAGACGAGTATAGATGAACTGCCTCAATTCTGGAATGTATTATGTGGTGAGATGTCGCTGGTCGGCCCTCGCCCTCCGGTGCCTTATGAGGTGGAAAAGTACAGCCCGAATGATCTGCTGCGTTTAAGTGGAAAGCCGGGGTTGACTGGTATATGGCAAGTCTATGGCCGCAGCCGAGTGACCTTTCAAGAGATGGTAGAGATGGATATTGCGTATCTCCGGCGCCAATCTATCTTACTCGATCTGAAGCTTATTTTGCTTACGGTGCCGGTCATGGTCTTAGGGCGTGGAGGAGCATAG
- a CDS encoding NAD(P)-binding domain-containing protein, producing the protein MKNGTTVVVGAGPYGLAVAAHLKGKGVPAQVFGKPMELWQKMPAGLCLKSIWTASSISDPAGKYTIDRYYALNKLPRQEPIPLRNFLNYALWFQQQNVPDLDETYVERLAADGNGFRLELADGRSIEAEKVIVAAGISSFAYLPEYARDLPETLAGHTGTNKDLSAFAGRSVVVIGNGQSALEYAALLNEAGANVELIARGPVRWHTKMLYEKTGPAKHIFYPPGDVGPPGINWLVAFPGLYSRLPDAIRMRLHRRAVLPGGSKWLRPRVEGHVRITEKTQVVKATPCGERLHLVLDDGTTRNIDYMMLGTGYKADVRKLSFLDASLLQKIQVRNGYPILNEDYESSVANLYFAGMLAGHTFGPTCRFVSGTKALAHRIASGVARSS; encoded by the coding sequence GTGAAGAACGGAACAACAGTAGTTGTCGGAGCCGGGCCCTATGGGCTTGCGGTGGCCGCCCATCTCAAAGGAAAAGGTGTCCCGGCACAAGTATTTGGAAAGCCTATGGAACTCTGGCAAAAAATGCCGGCAGGTCTATGCCTGAAGTCGATCTGGACAGCCTCGTCTATCTCTGATCCTGCCGGTAAATATACCATCGACCGTTACTATGCCCTGAATAAACTTCCCCGCCAGGAGCCAATTCCGCTGCGCAATTTTCTGAACTACGCGCTCTGGTTTCAGCAGCAAAATGTGCCCGATCTTGATGAAACGTACGTGGAGCGGCTTGCTGCTGATGGTAACGGTTTTCGCCTGGAACTTGCTGATGGCCGGTCAATCGAGGCGGAGAAGGTGATTGTCGCAGCAGGCATTTCCTCGTTTGCCTACCTGCCCGAGTACGCGCGAGACCTTCCTGAGACCCTGGCCGGTCATACAGGGACAAATAAAGATCTTTCCGCCTTTGCCGGCCGCTCGGTGGTGGTGATCGGCAACGGGCAGAGCGCGCTGGAATATGCGGCGCTCTTAAATGAGGCCGGAGCAAATGTAGAGCTGATTGCACGAGGGCCTGTGCGATGGCACACGAAAATGCTGTACGAAAAGACTGGTCCGGCCAAACATATCTTTTACCCTCCCGGAGATGTTGGGCCTCCGGGTATCAACTGGCTAGTAGCTTTCCCCGGGTTGTATAGTCGTTTACCTGATGCGATCAGAATGCGGCTACACCGGCGTGCTGTGTTGCCTGGGGGATCGAAATGGTTGCGCCCGCGTGTCGAGGGACATGTGCGCATTACCGAGAAAACGCAGGTGGTGAAGGCAACGCCTTGTGGAGAAAGGCTGCATCTTGTATTGGATGATGGCACTACGCGCAATATCGATTATATGATGCTTGGAACGGGCTATAAGGCTGATGTGCGCAAATTGAGCTTCCTTGATGCGAGTCTGCTGCAAAAAATACAGGTGAGGAACGGCTATCCAATCCTCAATGAGGACTATGAGTCATCTGTAGCAAACCTGTATTTTGCCGGTATGTTAGCAGGGCATACCTTTGGTCCCACCTGCCGCTTTGTGTCGGGGACGAAGGCGCTCGCTCATCGCATCGCGAGTGGCGTAGCGCGGTCTTCGTAA
- a CDS encoding class I SAM-dependent methyltransferase, with protein MIKYVMTATALKLFSATPQTRRFYRQLGNAIGPRVRKHIGLNKMYLDRVRSVLDVCRQHDVIQPGGKLLEVGTGWLHWESTIIRLFYDVEITLFDIVDNRQLAAYKHYLGQLEQVIDEVVEMTAAEHERVHDLLWRILNADSFDEVYEMLGFHYVINPGGTLKHFQDESFTLIYSSNVLEHIDRRILPDFIHDYRRVLQPGGHSIDLIDLSDHLYWYDEHVSIKNYLRYSDKVWRRYFENEVQYINRVQRPEWLELYRNAGLDLVEEEAITADIGSMDIDEGYKHLDNEDLRCVTLRVVHHKPRLH; from the coding sequence ATGATCAAGTATGTGATGACGGCGACGGCACTGAAGTTGTTTTCCGCTACGCCGCAAACGAGGAGATTCTACCGCCAGCTGGGGAATGCGATTGGCCCGAGGGTGAGAAAGCATATCGGCCTCAATAAAATGTACCTGGATCGTGTGAGGTCTGTGCTGGATGTATGCAGGCAGCATGACGTGATTCAGCCAGGAGGGAAGCTATTAGAGGTAGGCACCGGTTGGCTGCACTGGGAATCCACGATCATCCGGCTTTTCTATGATGTGGAGATTACGTTATTTGATATCGTGGATAATCGCCAGCTGGCGGCTTACAAGCACTACCTTGGACAACTTGAGCAGGTGATTGATGAAGTGGTAGAGATGACGGCGGCAGAACATGAGCGCGTGCATGATTTACTGTGGCGTATTCTAAACGCTGATTCATTCGATGAAGTCTACGAAATGCTGGGTTTTCATTATGTCATTAATCCAGGTGGAACACTCAAGCACTTTCAGGACGAGTCTTTTACGCTCATTTACAGCAGCAATGTGCTTGAGCATATAGATAGGCGTATACTGCCGGATTTTATTCACGACTACCGGCGTGTATTGCAGCCGGGCGGCCATTCCATTGATCTGATTGATCTGAGTGATCACCTGTACTGGTATGACGAGCATGTTTCTATTAAGAACTATTTAAGATATTCGGATAAGGTATGGAGACGGTATTTCGAGAACGAGGTGCAGTATATCAACAGGGTGCAGCGGCCCGAGTGGCTTGAACTGTATCGTAACGCGGGGCTTGACCTGGTTGAGGAGGAGGCGATAACGGCGGACATCGGAAGCATGGACATTGACGAAGGCTACAAGCACCTGGACAACGAGGATTTGCGCTGTGTGACGCTCAGGGTTGTGCATCACAAACCACGGCTTCATTAA
- a CDS encoding response regulator transcription factor produces MDHFHSHYKQEIFQHAPGVSQREKLLRVLIVDDHEIFRHGLRDLINRIQRFQVVAEAGSSTAALAVAASTSLDVIFIDLSLPGESGLSIIPQLKQVNPHLSIIVLSETMTNETLLEAMLSGADGYLTKDIPAVEIMNILLGYLQGAPTMLPAVANNLIHQLVKKCNELSCRGDSLEGQILRCAQNDRLRTHPGISGTCHSSLRSESIMHDLNSTKSKEPLLSPLPPSAKPVFVGSSTTPLQTLTPQEEKVFHLMRQGQSNKDIATQLSISHYTVGKHVQSILRKLHVKNRTQAVTYTSFEGGENRGNDE; encoded by the coding sequence ATGGATCATTTCCATTCTCACTATAAACAAGAGATATTTCAGCATGCTCCAGGGGTATCCCAACGGGAAAAACTGTTGCGCGTGCTCATCGTCGATGACCATGAAATTTTCCGGCATGGTTTGCGAGACCTCATCAACAGGATACAGCGATTTCAGGTCGTTGCCGAAGCCGGTTCAAGCACAGCCGCCCTTGCGGTAGCCGCGAGTACGTCCCTCGATGTGATTTTCATTGACCTCTCCTTACCCGGCGAAAGCGGGCTTTCAATTATTCCTCAACTCAAACAAGTAAACCCTCATCTCTCCATCATCGTACTCTCCGAGACCATGACCAACGAGACACTGCTAGAAGCCATGTTGAGCGGCGCGGATGGTTATCTCACGAAAGACATCCCCGCGGTTGAAATCATGAACATCCTGCTAGGTTACCTGCAAGGCGCGCCCACAATGCTGCCTGCTGTGGCAAATAACCTTATTCATCAACTCGTCAAAAAATGTAACGAACTTTCATGTCGCGGTGATAGTCTCGAAGGGCAGATTCTTCGCTGCGCTCAGAATGACAGGCTCCGGACACACCCAGGTATATCCGGGACATGTCATTCTTCGCTGCGCTCAGAATCAATTATGCACGACTTAAACAGTACAAAATCGAAAGAACCATTGCTTAGTCCTCTACCTCCTTCCGCAAAGCCCGTTTTCGTTGGCTCTTCCACGACTCCGTTACAAACCCTGACACCTCAGGAAGAGAAGGTTTTTCACCTGATGCGCCAGGGTCAGAGTAATAAAGATATTGCCACTCAGCTCTCCATTTCTCACTACACCGTTGGGAAACATGTGCAGAGCATTTTACGCAAACTGCATGTCAAGAATCGCACCCAGGCCGTCACCTATACCTCATTTGAGGGGGGAGAAAACAGGGGAAACGATGAATAA